The following are from one region of the Hymenobacter sp. YIM 151858-1 genome:
- a CDS encoding rhomboid family intramembrane serine protease has translation MSIFADIQQTFTRRDNALNQLLVINVLVFAVLVVMRAVLHLSSVGDAYDVVLRQLAMPSDLPSLVRHPWTVLTYAFTHDGFFHILFNMLNLYWFGMLVREYLGDRRLVSLYILGALVGALFFVLSYNLLPVLRPGLGVPMLGASGAVTAVIVAAATLLPDYTFNLLLIGPVRIKYIAAAVVLISIAGINGTNPGGQIAHLGGAVLGFIYINQLQRGRDLGRPVIAVGEWINGLLHGRPRLRVTHRSAPATAAGAKRGGLAQPPQEEIDLILDKISRSGYESLSKEEKQKLFRASQQ, from the coding sequence ATGAGCATCTTCGCCGATATTCAGCAAACCTTTACCCGCCGCGACAACGCGCTGAATCAGCTGTTGGTCATCAACGTGCTGGTGTTTGCGGTGCTGGTGGTGATGCGCGCGGTGCTGCACCTGAGCAGCGTGGGCGACGCCTACGACGTGGTGCTGCGCCAGCTGGCCATGCCCTCCGATTTGCCCAGCCTCGTGCGGCACCCCTGGACGGTGCTCACCTACGCCTTCACCCACGACGGCTTTTTCCACATCCTTTTCAACATGCTGAACCTGTACTGGTTTGGCATGCTGGTGCGCGAGTACCTCGGCGACCGGCGCCTCGTGAGCCTCTACATTCTGGGTGCCTTGGTGGGGGCGTTGTTTTTTGTGCTGAGCTACAACCTGCTGCCCGTGCTGCGCCCCGGTTTGGGCGTGCCCATGCTTGGGGCTTCGGGCGCCGTAACGGCCGTGATTGTAGCGGCCGCCACGCTTTTGCCCGATTACACCTTCAACTTGCTGCTCATCGGGCCGGTACGCATCAAGTACATAGCCGCGGCGGTGGTGCTGATTTCGATTGCCGGCATCAACGGCACCAACCCCGGCGGACAGATAGCCCACCTGGGCGGCGCGGTGTTGGGCTTCATCTACATCAACCAGCTGCAGCGCGGCCGCGACCTGGGCCGCCCGGTTATTGCCGTCGGCGAATGGATTAACGGCCTGTTGCACGGGCGCCCGCGCTTGCGCGTAACGCACCGCAGTGCGCCGGCCACCGCCGCAGGTGCCAAACGCGGCGGCCTGGCCCAGCCGCCCCAGGAAGAAATCGATCTGATACTCGATAAGATTTCGCGCTCCGGCTACGAGAGCCTTTCCAAGGAAGAAAAGCAGAAGCTGTTTCGGGCTAGCCAGCAGTAG
- a CDS encoding rhomboid family intramembrane serine protease, with translation MLNVTPMVRNLLLINIGLLLLESMGALGVVPRLLALYPWTSELFQPFQHVTYMFMHAGWGHLLSNMFGLFSFGPMLEMRWGPQRFLAFWLICGIGAGVLYSGIREYEIGQMRDARNAFVESPSAVEFSDFFRDYYPQAQGYEMVARDIQLNPGNQSNIKSAIESVDTIYERALNGPMVGASGALFGILLAFAYLFPNTELMLLFFPFPIKAKYFVALYGLYELYAGVERNPGDNVAHFAHLGGMLFGFLLLKYWERHHSRFY, from the coding sequence ATGCTCAATGTCACCCCCATGGTGCGCAACCTGCTCCTCATCAACATAGGGCTGTTGCTACTCGAAAGCATGGGTGCGCTTGGGGTGGTGCCGCGTTTGCTGGCCCTCTATCCCTGGACCTCCGAACTGTTTCAGCCGTTTCAGCACGTCACGTACATGTTCATGCACGCGGGCTGGGGCCACCTGCTATCCAACATGTTCGGCCTGTTTTCCTTCGGGCCGATGCTGGAAATGCGCTGGGGGCCGCAGCGGTTTCTGGCTTTCTGGCTGATCTGCGGGATAGGGGCAGGGGTGCTGTACTCGGGCATTCGGGAGTACGAGATAGGGCAAATGCGCGACGCGCGCAACGCCTTCGTAGAGTCGCCAAGCGCCGTAGAGTTCAGCGACTTTTTCCGCGACTACTACCCGCAGGCCCAAGGCTACGAGATGGTAGCCCGCGACATTCAGCTAAACCCCGGCAACCAAAGCAACATCAAGAGCGCAATCGAGAGCGTCGACACGATTTACGAGCGCGCCCTCAACGGCCCGATGGTGGGCGCTTCGGGGGCGCTTTTCGGCATTCTGCTGGCTTTTGCCTATCTTTTCCCCAATACGGAGCTGATGCTCCTGTTCTTCCCGTTCCCCATCAAGGCCAAGTATTTCGTGGCGTTGTACGGGCTGTACGAGCTCTACGCGGGCGTGGAGCGCAACCCCGGCGACAACGTGGCCCACTTCGCCCACCTGGGCGGAATGTTGTTCGGCTTCCTGCTGTTGAAATACTGGGAACGGCACCACTCGCGCTTCTACTAA
- the mutL gene encoding DNA mismatch repair endonuclease MutL, whose translation MSDIIQLLPEYLANQIAAGEVVQRPASVVKELLENAVDAGATQIQLIVKEAGKQLVQVVDNGSGMSATDARMSLERHATSKIRTTEDLFRIRTLGFRGEALASIAAVAQVEIKSKLRAQETGTQLLVEGSQVANQQPTACPDGTSIAVKNLFYNVPARRNFLKSNAVEMRHILDEFQHVALSKSNISFSLYQNDLEVFNLPAGKLSQRVVSLLGNSYKEQLALVEEVTPFISVKGYIGKPESAKKSRGDQFFFVNGRFIRSAYLNHAVLAAYEGLLPKETHPFYVLFLELDPKTIDINVHPTKTEIKFEDEKTVYAIVRAAVKQALGLHNMAPSLDFESNVNFAPLAGLRTGSISDFADPDDNAHHNLGNEGGALAAAMAAAAAPARPTREATRWTDEKPLTPRPTEQARKALEDFYKTLSQPGALDDIEAEAPDAKPEPLPAIPVLPPVPTAPAAAAPASPELPLTHGPSTGAAEGGAAAPGALPSRRVVQVQQYVLVPVKSGLMMIDHIAARERILYEQYQQQIAEESSASQTLLFPRTVAFSPSDFAVLREVTTELHDLGFRFSEFGPNTIVVEGLPADVPSRANEKELLEGLLEQFRMPGVRARLDRREQLARSLARRVAAAAAARLSEVEMTALIDRLFACQTPGYTPDGQRTLVMLEFDQLQAFFRS comes from the coding sequence ATGTCCGATATCATTCAACTGCTGCCCGAATACCTAGCTAACCAGATTGCCGCCGGCGAGGTAGTGCAGCGCCCGGCTTCGGTGGTGAAAGAGCTACTGGAAAACGCCGTGGATGCCGGCGCTACCCAAATTCAGCTGATCGTGAAGGAGGCCGGCAAGCAGCTGGTGCAGGTAGTAGATAACGGCTCGGGCATGTCGGCTACGGATGCGCGCATGAGCCTGGAGCGGCACGCCACCAGTAAGATTCGTACGACGGAGGACCTGTTTCGGATTCGTACCCTCGGGTTTCGGGGCGAGGCGCTGGCCTCGATTGCGGCCGTGGCCCAGGTCGAAATCAAGTCGAAGCTGCGGGCGCAGGAAACCGGCACCCAGCTGCTGGTAGAAGGCTCGCAGGTGGCCAATCAGCAGCCCACGGCGTGCCCCGATGGCACCAGCATTGCCGTAAAAAACCTGTTTTACAACGTGCCGGCGCGCCGCAACTTTCTGAAGAGCAATGCGGTGGAAATGCGCCACATTCTCGACGAGTTTCAGCACGTGGCGCTGTCGAAGTCAAACATCAGCTTTTCGCTGTACCAGAACGACCTGGAGGTGTTTAACCTGCCGGCCGGCAAGCTCAGCCAGCGCGTGGTGTCGTTGCTTGGCAACAGCTACAAGGAGCAGCTGGCGCTGGTAGAGGAGGTTACGCCGTTTATTTCGGTGAAAGGCTACATCGGCAAGCCCGAATCGGCCAAAAAAAGCCGCGGCGACCAGTTTTTCTTCGTGAACGGGCGCTTTATCCGCTCGGCCTACCTGAACCACGCGGTGCTGGCCGCCTACGAGGGCCTGCTGCCCAAGGAGACGCACCCGTTTTACGTGCTGTTTCTGGAGCTCGACCCCAAGACCATCGACATCAACGTGCACCCCACCAAAACGGAAATCAAGTTCGAGGACGAGAAAACCGTGTACGCCATTGTGCGCGCCGCCGTAAAGCAGGCCCTAGGTCTGCACAACATGGCCCCGTCGTTGGACTTCGAGAGCAACGTGAACTTTGCGCCGCTGGCGGGCCTGCGCACGGGCTCGATATCAGACTTTGCCGACCCTGATGATAACGCGCACCACAACCTAGGGAACGAAGGCGGGGCTTTGGCCGCGGCCATGGCCGCCGCTGCCGCTCCCGCCCGACCCACGCGCGAGGCCACGCGCTGGACCGATGAAAAACCCCTGACGCCGCGCCCCACCGAGCAAGCCCGCAAAGCGCTGGAAGACTTTTATAAAACCCTGAGCCAGCCCGGCGCCCTCGATGACATTGAGGCCGAGGCGCCCGACGCCAAACCCGAGCCGTTGCCCGCCATTCCGGTGTTGCCGCCGGTGCCCACCGCGCCGGCTGCCGCAGCCCCAGCCTCGCCCGAGTTGCCGCTTACGCACGGCCCCAGCACCGGCGCCGCCGAGGGCGGTGCCGCAGCGCCGGGCGCGTTGCCCAGCCGCCGCGTGGTGCAGGTGCAGCAATACGTGCTGGTGCCCGTGAAATCGGGGCTGATGATGATTGACCACATTGCGGCCCGCGAGCGGATTTTGTACGAGCAGTACCAGCAGCAGATTGCCGAGGAGAGCAGCGCCTCGCAAACCCTGCTGTTTCCGCGCACGGTGGCTTTTTCGCCCAGCGACTTTGCCGTGCTGCGCGAGGTAACCACCGAGCTGCACGACCTAGGGTTCCGCTTCTCGGAGTTTGGGCCCAACACCATTGTGGTAGAAGGCCTGCCCGCGGATGTGCCCAGCCGCGCCAACGAAAAGGAGTTGCTCGAAGGCTTGCTGGAACAGTTTCGGATGCCGGGCGTGCGCGCCCGCCTCGACCGCCGCGAGCAACTGGCCCGCAGCCTCGCGCGCCGCGTAGCCGCCGCGGCCGCCGCCCGCCTGAGCGAGGTGGAAATGACGGCCCTCATCGACCGGCTGTTTGCCTGCCAAACCCCCGGCTACACGCCCGATGGCCAGCGCACCCTCGTGATGCTGGAGTTCGATCAGCTCCAGGCCTTTTTCCGGAGCTAA